CAGCATCACCGTGCGCACCCGGCGAAAGAGCACGGCGCGCGCCAGCGCCGCCACCTTCTTGCGGCGCATGCCCTCGCGCATCAGGGCGAAGGCCTCCTCGGCCCCCTCGTCGGCGGGGGTGACGAAATAGGGCTTGTCGAAATAGGCGGTGTCGACCTCGCCGCACGGGATGAAATGCTCGACGGCGAGCCGCTTGTCGCTCTCGGGGACGGCGGCCGCGATCTCCTCCGGCTCCAGCACGACATAGCTGCCCTTCGCCGTCTCGTAGCCTTTCACCTGATCCTCGCGCGCCACCGGCTCGCCGGATTGCTCGTCGACATAGTCGCGGCGGACGCGGTTGCCGGTCTTGCGGTTCACGATGTGGAAGGAGATGCGCTCGGAGGTGGTGGCCGCCGCACGGAGCGCGATCCCGCAGGAAAGCTCGCCGATGCTCAGATAGCCTTTCCAGATTGCGCGTGCCATGGCGACGGCCTCCTTTCGCTCGAAGAACACGGAGCACGCGCCAAGGTTCCGCCGCGCCTCGCTTCGCGGCGGCATGGACCACTCCCGTGTCCGGCGAGCCTGCCTACCAGCGGCCGTCCGCGCTCTGCGAATGGGCGCCGCCGGGGCTCGATATCGCCGACAGGGCCGCGCCGACCTCATGCTCCGGCGCGCTGCGGGCGAGATCGCCGAGCGACAGGATGCCGACGAGGCGCTTGTCGCGGTTCACCACCGGGATGCGCCTGATCTTCTGGTCGGCGAGGTTCTGGCAGACCTCGTCGGCGTCCTCGTCCTCGAAGCAGTACTTGATCTCGGACGACATGACGTCGCGGACCATCGTGTCGGGCCCCTTGCCGAGCGCCACCGCCCGGATGGCGATGTCGCGGTCGGTGAGCATGCCGACGAGCCGGTCGTGATCGCCGACCGGCATGACGCCGGCATCGATGTCGGCCATGACCGAGGCCGCCTCGCGTATGGTCTGGTCGGGCCGCGCGATCTGGACGTCGCGGGTCATCGCTTCGCTTACTTTCATGATCCGGTCTCCTTTTTCCGGTCCCTCCGCCCGTCGTTGCCCGAGGGGGAGTCGAAGCATCCCGTCAGGCGGCCTCGTGGCCGGCCTTGCTTGCCGCGCCGCGCGCCTCGCCTTGCCCCGCGGGCGGCTTGAGCGCGGCGAGGAAGGCGGCGAGCCATGCCGAGGCATTCTGCCGGGTCACGTGGTCGAGAAGCGCCGCGTGGCGGCGCTGGCGCTCCTTCAGCGGCATGGTCAGCGCCCGGTGGAGCTGGCGGGCCATGCCGTCGATGTCGTAGGGGTTGACGATCAGCGCCTGGCGCATCTCCTCCGCCGCGCCGGCGAATTTCGACAGCACCAGCACGCCGGGATTGTCGGGGTCCTGCGCCGCGACATACTCCTTGGCGACGAGGTTCATGCCGTCGCGCAACGGGGTGACGAGGCCGACCTGGCTGCCGCGGAACAGCGGCGCGAGCTTGCCGCGTGACACCGGGCGATGGATGTAGCGCACCGGCGTCCAGTTGAAATCCGAGAAGCGGCCGTTGATCGAGCCGGCCAACGCCTCCAGCTCCATGCGGATGTCGCCATAGGCGTCGACCTCCTCGCGGGTCGGCGGGGCGATCTGGAGGAAGGTGACGGTCTTCTCCAGCTCCGGGTGCCGCTCGAGCAGCCGGCCGAACGCCTTCATCCGCTCGGGCAGCCCCTTCGAATAGTCCAGCCTGTCGACGCCGATGATCTGGCGGCGGCCCAGCACCTGCCGGCGCATCAGGTCGATCTTCACCTCCTCGTCGGCGTCGTCCGCCAGCGCCGCGAATCCGGCGGCGTCGATGCCGATGGGGAACCTGTCGATGAGGACGGTGCGTTCGCCGACGCGGAAGCGGTTCTTCCCGACCTCGACCGCCGGCGTGTGCTCGGCGAGATAGAGCTTGAAATTGCCTGCGTCGGTATGGGTCTGGAAGCCGATCACGTCGTAGTCGAGGAGCGCGTCGACCAGCTCCGCATGGTTGGGCGAGGCGTGGAGCAGGTCGGGCGGCGGGAAGGGGATGTGCAGGAAGAAGCCCATGCGCTGGCGGCAGCCGAGCCGGCGCAGGTGGCCGGCCAGCAGGATCAGGTGATAGTCGTGGCTCCAGACGAGGTCGTCGGGCTTCAGGAACGGGACGAGCTGGCGGGCGAAGGTCTCGTTGACGCGGCTGTAGCCGGCGAAGAAAGCCGGCCGATAGTCGACGAGGTCGAGCCGGTAGTGAAAGAGCGGCCACAACACGCTGTTTGCATAGCCGAAATAGTAGTCGGCGACGTCCTGCGGCGACAGCGGCGCGGCCACCCGCTTCACCTTGCCGATGGTCTCGACGGTGGGATCGCCGCCGGTCTCGCCCTCCTTCTCGCCGTTCCAGCCAAACCAGACGCCGCCCCGTTCCCGGAGCGCGTCGGCCAGCGCCACGGCCAGGCCGCCGGTCTGCGTCGAGGCGCGCAGGTCGGCGACCCGGTTGGAAACGATGACCAGCCGGCTCATGCCGGCACCCCCGGCCGGCAGGCTTGCGGCCACGCGCGGGCCGCGCCGGACGGACTTCCGCCGGTATGGGAGGGGAACGCTCGGGCAGGATGGGGCATCATGGCAGGAGGGCGGCTTCGCCTTCTTTCCTTTTTCTCGCTACAGTCCGAACACATGGGCGGCGCATTTGTTCCCCGATAACGTCAACCCGCCGCCAGTTGCTCCAGCCACGCGGCGAAGGCGGCCCCGTCGGCGGCGCGATAGCGCGCGGCGGTCTCGCCCGGCCCGATCTTCAGCGACACGCCGCCCATGGCGTTGACGACAACGAAGCCTGCCTCGTCGGTGACGTCGTCGCCGGCGAAGAACGGCTGGCGGCTGCGGAACGGCGCTTCGCGCATGAAATCGGCGATGGCGTCGCCCTTGGTGCGGGCGGAGAGCTTCATCTCGATGACCTTCTTGCCCTCGACCAGCTGGATGCGGCCGTTCTCGCGCGCGAGGTCGATGGCGAAGGCGAGGCAATCGGCCGCCATCTCCGGCCGCTTGCGATAGTGCAGCGCAACCGATCCCGGCTTCACCTCCGCCAGCAGGCCCGGGCGGCCCTCGACGAAGCCGCCGACGAGCGAGGCGAGCCGGTGCTGCGCCCCGGCGTCGATAGGGTCCTGCGTCAGGCTGCCGCCCGCATCGCGCCGCTCCAGCCCGTGGACGCCCGCCGCCGGCAGGCGCAGCGGGTGGAGCATGGCGTCGAGCTGGGCGATGCTGCGCCCGGAGACGACCGCCACCGCTCCGCCGGCGGCGCGGTCCAGCCTGACGAGCGCGGCGCGCGTCGCCGGCGCGATGCACGCTGCGGCGGGATCGGCGACG
The window above is part of the Aquamicrobium sp. genome. Proteins encoded here:
- the otsB gene encoding trehalose-phosphatase, which encodes MPIPDISTAVLAPSRTAFFLDFDGTLAPIVADPAAACIAPATRAALVRLDRAAGGAVAVVSGRSIAQLDAMLHPLRLPAAGVHGLERRDAGGSLTQDPIDAGAQHRLASLVGGFVEGRPGLLAEVKPGSVALHYRKRPEMAADCLAFAIDLARENGRIQLVEGKKVIEMKLSARTKGDAIADFMREAPFRSRQPFFAGDDVTDEAGFVVVNAMGGVSLKIGPGETAARYRAADGAAFAAWLEQLAAG
- a CDS encoding trehalose-6-phosphate synthase; translation: MSRLVIVSNRVADLRASTQTGGLAVALADALRERGGVWFGWNGEKEGETGGDPTVETIGKVKRVAAPLSPQDVADYYFGYANSVLWPLFHYRLDLVDYRPAFFAGYSRVNETFARQLVPFLKPDDLVWSHDYHLILLAGHLRRLGCRQRMGFFLHIPFPPPDLLHASPNHAELVDALLDYDVIGFQTHTDAGNFKLYLAEHTPAVEVGKNRFRVGERTVLIDRFPIGIDAAGFAALADDADEEVKIDLMRRQVLGRRQIIGVDRLDYSKGLPERMKAFGRLLERHPELEKTVTFLQIAPPTREEVDAYGDIRMELEALAGSINGRFSDFNWTPVRYIHRPVSRGKLAPLFRGSQVGLVTPLRDGMNLVAKEYVAAQDPDNPGVLVLSKFAGAAEEMRQALIVNPYDIDGMARQLHRALTMPLKERQRRHAALLDHVTRQNASAWLAAFLAALKPPAGQGEARGAASKAGHEAA
- a CDS encoding CBS domain-containing protein, with the translated sequence MKVSEAMTRDVQIARPDQTIREAASVMADIDAGVMPVGDHDRLVGMLTDRDIAIRAVALGKGPDTMVRDVMSSEIKYCFEDEDADEVCQNLADQKIRRIPVVNRDKRLVGILSLGDLARSAPEHEVGAALSAISSPGGAHSQSADGRW
- a CDS encoding Ku protein — translated: MARAIWKGYLSIGELSCGIALRAAATTSERISFHIVNRKTGNRVRRDYVDEQSGEPVAREDQVKGYETAKGSYVVLEPEEIAAAVPESDKRLAVEHFIPCGEVDTAYFDKPYFVTPADEGAEEAFALMREGMRRKKVAALARAVLFRRVRTVMLRPRGCGLMANTLNFDYEVLPAEKAFADIPPMKIKREMLDLAKHIIATKEGTFDPAAFDDRYDAALAELVKAKIEGREIRKPKRKAEGKVIDLMEALRESAAAAKKTAKPAPRRKAG